The following coding sequences lie in one Pseudomonas syringae CC1557 genomic window:
- the ihfB gene encoding integration host factor subunit beta codes for MTKSELIERIVTHQGLLSSKDVELAIKTMLEQMSQCLATGDRIEIRGFGSFSLHYRAPRVGRNPKTGQSVSLDGKFVPHFKPGKELRDRVNEDEEEGF; via the coding sequence ATGACGAAGTCGGAGTTGATCGAACGAATTGTCACCCATCAAGGGCTGCTCTCATCCAAGGATGTCGAGCTGGCCATCAAGACCATGCTTGAACAAATGTCTCAGTGCCTGGCAACCGGTGACCGGATAGAAATTCGGGGGTTTGGCAGCTTTTCCCTGCATTACCGCGCACCGCGAGTAGGGCGTAACCCGAAGACCGGCCAGTCGGTCAGCCTCGATGGCAAGTTTGTCCCGCATTTCAAGCCGGGCAAGGAGCTGCGAGACAGGGTCAACGAGGACGAAGAAGAGGGCTTTTAA
- a CDS encoding prephenate dehydrogenase/arogenate dehydrogenase family protein yields MVEVISGRPAKPVIGRLVVVGLGLIGGSFAKGVRESGLCREVVGVDLDAQSRALAVKLGVVDRCEADLATACCGADVIQLAVPILAMEKLLALLASMQLGNAILTDVGSAKGNVVRAARQAFGDVPPRFVPGHPIAGSEQSGVEASNAALFRRHKVILTPLPETDPHAVAIVHQLWAALGADVEHMPVERHDEVLAATSHLPHLLAFGLVDSLAKRNENLEIFRYAAGGFRDFTRIAGSDPTMWHDIFMANREAVLRTLDTFRSDLDALRNAVDAGDGPQLLEVFTRAKAAREHFGRILASRARVETPAIEDPVARVRSGDGVSHAIKGPVDVSSAVLFMVAVSIGEDCDLLLEDVGVSPACASAIDVLRLMGADIVLQNVRELAGESLADVHVRSARLKGADIPEALVPIALDSFPVLLVAAAFAEGRTILRGAQALQANEAECVKLMADGLLALGIDVEPVLDGIIIEGGMPGGGEIDARGDPRIVMAFRVASLRASAPIRIHDCADAATVFPHFLALCAQVGMRVAQEDKK; encoded by the coding sequence GTGGTTGAAGTGATTTCAGGTCGACCGGCCAAGCCTGTTATCGGCCGTCTGGTGGTGGTGGGGCTCGGGTTGATTGGCGGGTCTTTTGCCAAGGGCGTTCGCGAGAGCGGCCTGTGCCGTGAAGTGGTTGGCGTCGATCTTGATGCGCAATCGCGCGCGCTGGCGGTGAAGCTGGGCGTCGTTGATCGCTGCGAAGCGGATCTCGCGACTGCTTGTTGCGGCGCCGACGTCATTCAGCTCGCGGTTCCGATACTGGCGATGGAAAAACTGCTGGCATTGCTCGCGTCCATGCAGCTTGGCAATGCCATTCTGACCGATGTCGGCAGTGCCAAAGGTAACGTGGTCCGGGCTGCGCGTCAGGCGTTCGGCGATGTACCGCCGCGTTTCGTGCCCGGGCATCCGATTGCCGGTTCCGAGCAGAGCGGAGTGGAGGCGTCCAATGCCGCGTTATTTCGGCGTCATAAAGTGATTTTGACACCACTGCCCGAGACCGACCCGCACGCCGTCGCCATTGTTCACCAGCTGTGGGCGGCGCTGGGTGCCGACGTCGAGCATATGCCGGTCGAGCGCCATGATGAAGTACTGGCTGCCACCAGCCATCTGCCTCATTTGCTGGCCTTCGGTCTGGTCGACTCGCTGGCCAAACGTAACGAAAATCTGGAAATCTTCAGATACGCCGCTGGCGGTTTTCGTGATTTTACGCGGATTGCAGGCAGCGATCCGACCATGTGGCATGACATCTTCATGGCTAATCGCGAGGCCGTGTTACGCACTCTCGACACGTTCCGCAGTGATCTGGATGCCTTGCGTAACGCTGTGGATGCAGGTGATGGTCCACAGTTGCTGGAGGTATTCACCCGTGCCAAGGCGGCCCGTGAACATTTTGGCCGGATACTCGCCAGCCGCGCCCGTGTCGAAACTCCTGCTATTGAAGATCCGGTTGCGCGCGTTCGTTCCGGTGATGGTGTCAGCCATGCCATCAAGGGGCCGGTCGATGTGTCTTCGGCAGTGCTTTTCATGGTTGCCGTATCCATTGGCGAAGACTGTGACCTGCTTCTCGAAGATGTGGGTGTCAGCCCTGCATGTGCCAGCGCCATCGATGTCCTGCGCCTCATGGGTGCGGATATCGTGCTGCAGAATGTCCGCGAACTGGCGGGCGAATCACTGGCCGATGTGCACGTGCGTTCAGCGCGCCTGAAAGGCGCTGACATCCCCGAAGCGCTCGTACCGATCGCCCTGGACAGCTTTCCCGTGTTGCTTGTTGCCGCAGCCTTCGCAGAAGGGCGTACCATTCTGCGCGGCGCACAAGCATTGCAGGCCAATGAGGCAGAGTGCGTAAAACTGATGGCCGACGGTCTGCTGGCACTTGGCATCGACGTCGAGCCGGTACTGGATGGCATCATTATTGAAGGCGGTATGCCGGGCGGTGGCGAGATCGATGCTCGCGGCGACCCGCGTATTGTCATGGCGTTTCGCGTTGCATCATTACGGGCTTCGGCGCCCATCCGTATTCACGATTGCGCGGATGCCGCCACAGTATTTCCCCATTTTCTGGCGCTGTGCGCTCAAGTCGGTATGCGTGTAGCGCAAGAGGACAAAAAGTGA
- the cmk gene encoding (d)CMP kinase, with protein MKIKPPVITIDGPSGSGKGTVAGLLARRLGWCLLDSGALYRLLAFAARNHGVDLTNEEALKLLAAHLDVQFEATKEGQGQRIILEGEDVTHAIRNEQIGSGASQVASLPAVRDALLLRQRAFQEEPGLVADGRDMGTVVFPDAPLKIFLTASAEERARRRYLQLKAKGDDVSLSSLLDEICARDERDTQRAVAPLKPAHDAIQLDSTELSIEQVLERILSEIALRDIAG; from the coding sequence GTGAAGATCAAACCCCCCGTTATTACCATCGACGGACCGAGCGGTTCCGGAAAAGGCACGGTTGCAGGATTGCTGGCCAGGAGACTTGGCTGGTGCCTGCTTGATTCCGGTGCGCTCTACCGCCTGCTGGCCTTCGCTGCGCGCAATCATGGTGTCGACCTGACCAATGAAGAGGCGCTCAAGCTGCTTGCCGCGCATCTGGATGTTCAGTTCGAAGCGACCAAAGAAGGGCAGGGCCAGCGCATTATTCTTGAGGGCGAAGATGTGACGCATGCGATTCGCAACGAGCAGATCGGCAGCGGTGCTTCGCAAGTGGCGTCCCTGCCTGCGGTGCGTGATGCCCTGCTGTTGCGCCAGCGTGCTTTCCAGGAAGAACCGGGCCTGGTTGCGGACGGCCGCGACATGGGAACTGTCGTGTTTCCGGATGCACCGCTGAAGATATTCCTCACCGCCAGTGCCGAGGAGCGTGCGCGCCGTCGTTACTTGCAGTTGAAGGCCAAGGGCGATGATGTTAGTCTGTCGAGTCTGCTAGATGAGATATGTGCGCGCGACGAGCGTGACACCCAGCGAGCGGTAGCGCCGCTCAAGCCGGCGCACGACGCCATACAGCTGGATTCCACTGAGTTGTCCATCGAGCAGGTGCTGGAACGCATTCTGAGCGAAATCGCGCTTCGCGATATTGCCGGGTGA
- the pheA gene encoding prephenate dehydratase gives MSEQELKALRVRIDSLDEKVLELISERARCAQEVARVKMSSLAEGEVPVFYRPEREAAVLRRVMDRNRGPLSNEEMARLFREIMSSCLALEQPLKVAYLGPEGTFTQAAAMKHFGHAVISLPMAAIDEVFREVVAGAVNFGVVPVENSTEGAVNHTLDSFLEHDMVICGEVELRIHHHLLVGESTKTQSISRIYSHAQSLAQCRKWLDAHYPNVERVAVASNAEAAKRVKGEWNSAAIAGDMAAGLYGLTRLAEKIEDRPDNSTRFLIIGNQEVPPTGDDKTSIIVSMSNKPGALHELLVPFHESGLDLTRIETRPSRSGKWTYVFFIDFVGHHQDPLVKAVLEKIGSEAVALKVLGSYPKAVL, from the coding sequence ATGTCCGAGCAAGAACTGAAGGCGCTTCGCGTCCGTATCGACAGCCTCGATGAGAAAGTTCTGGAATTGATCAGCGAGCGTGCTCGCTGCGCTCAGGAAGTGGCTCGCGTGAAAATGTCCTCGCTGGCTGAGGGCGAAGTGCCGGTGTTCTATCGCCCGGAGCGCGAAGCTGCTGTGCTTCGGCGGGTCATGGACCGTAACCGTGGTCCATTGAGTAATGAAGAGATGGCGCGGCTGTTCCGCGAGATCATGTCTTCCTGCCTCGCCCTTGAGCAGCCGCTCAAAGTCGCCTATCTCGGTCCGGAGGGTACCTTTACCCAAGCTGCTGCCATGAAGCATTTCGGGCATGCGGTCATCAGTCTGCCGATGGCGGCTATCGACGAAGTGTTTCGCGAAGTGGTTGCCGGTGCGGTGAATTTTGGCGTGGTCCCGGTGGAAAACTCCACCGAAGGTGCGGTCAACCACACGCTCGACAGCTTTCTTGAACACGACATGGTGATTTGCGGCGAAGTCGAGTTGCGTATTCACCACCACTTGCTGGTGGGCGAAAGCACCAAGACGCAAAGCATCTCGCGTATCTACTCTCATGCTCAGTCGCTGGCCCAGTGCCGCAAGTGGCTGGACGCGCATTACCCGAATGTCGAGCGTGTCGCCGTGGCCAGCAATGCCGAGGCGGCGAAGCGGGTCAAGGGTGAATGGAACTCCGCGGCCATCGCCGGTGATATGGCGGCCGGGCTCTACGGCCTGACCCGTCTGGCGGAAAAGATCGAAGACCGTCCGGACAACTCCACGCGATTCCTCATCATCGGCAATCAGGAAGTTCCGCCTACCGGCGATGACAAGACGTCGATCATTGTCTCGATGAGCAACAAGCCGGGCGCTCTGCATGAATTGCTGGTGCCATTCCACGAAAGTGGCCTGGACCTGACGCGTATCGAGACCCGTCCGTCGCGTAGCGGTAAATGGACCTATGTATTCTTCATCGACTTCGTTGGGCATCATCAGGACCCGCTGGTCAAGGCGGTGCTGGAGAAGATCGGCAGTGAAGCGGTTGCCTTGAAGGTGCTTGGGTCCTACCCGAAAGCAGTCCTTTGA
- the rpsA gene encoding 30S ribosomal protein S1, with product MSESFAELFEESLKTLNLQAGSIITAIIVDIDYQAGWVTVHAGLKSEGLIPLEQFHNDAGELTIKIGDEVHVALDAVEDGFGETKLSREKAKRAECWIVLEAAFAAEEVVKGVINGKVKGGFTVDVNGIRAFLPGSLVDVRPVRDTTHLEGKELEFKVIKLDQKRNNVVVSRRSVLEAENSAEREALLESLQEGQQVKGIVKNLTDYGAFVDLGGVDGLLHITDMAWKRIKHPSEIVNVGDEIDVKVLKYDRERNRVSLGLKQLGEDPWVAIKARYPESTRVTARVTNLTDYGCFAELEEGVEGLVHVSEMDWTNKNIHPSKVVQVGDEVEVMVLDIDEERRRISLGIKQCKSNPWEDFSGQFNKGDKISGTIKSITDFGIFIGLDGGIDGLVHLSDISWNEVGEEAVRRFKKGDELDTVILSVDPERERISLGIKQLESDPFSEYVTVNDKGAIVRGIVKEVDAKGAIITLADDIEATLKASEISRDRVEDARNVLKEGEEIEAKIISVDRKSRVISLSIKSKDVEDEKEAIQSLRSKPEVAESTGPTTIGDLLRAQMEKQN from the coding sequence ATGAGCGAAAGCTTTGCAGAACTTTTTGAAGAAAGCCTAAAGACCCTCAACCTTCAGGCCGGTTCGATCATCACCGCGATCATCGTGGATATCGACTACCAGGCAGGTTGGGTTACGGTTCACGCCGGTCTGAAATCTGAAGGCCTCATCCCGCTGGAGCAGTTCCACAACGACGCTGGCGAGCTGACCATCAAGATCGGTGATGAAGTTCACGTTGCGCTGGACGCGGTCGAAGATGGCTTTGGCGAAACCAAGCTGTCCCGCGAAAAAGCCAAGCGTGCCGAGTGCTGGATCGTTCTGGAAGCGGCTTTCGCAGCTGAAGAAGTGGTCAAGGGCGTTATCAACGGTAAGGTTAAAGGCGGCTTCACTGTCGACGTTAACGGCATCCGTGCGTTCCTGCCTGGTTCTCTGGTTGACGTCCGCCCTGTGCGTGACACGACTCACCTGGAAGGCAAAGAGCTCGAGTTCAAGGTCATCAAGCTGGACCAGAAGCGCAACAACGTTGTCGTTTCCCGTCGCAGTGTCCTGGAAGCCGAGAACAGTGCCGAGCGCGAAGCTCTGCTCGAGTCCCTGCAGGAAGGTCAGCAAGTCAAAGGTATCGTCAAGAACCTCACCGATTACGGCGCATTCGTCGATCTGGGTGGCGTCGATGGCCTGCTGCACATCACCGACATGGCCTGGAAGCGTATCAAGCATCCATCGGAAATCGTCAACGTTGGCGATGAGATCGATGTAAAGGTTCTGAAGTACGATCGCGAGCGCAATCGTGTTTCCCTGGGTCTGAAGCAACTGGGTGAAGACCCATGGGTTGCTATCAAGGCTCGTTACCCGGAAAGCACCCGCGTTACCGCGCGTGTTACCAACCTGACCGACTACGGCTGCTTCGCAGAGCTGGAAGAAGGCGTGGAAGGCCTGGTACACGTTTCCGAAATGGACTGGACCAACAAGAACATCCACCCGTCGAAAGTCGTTCAGGTTGGCGACGAAGTGGAAGTCATGGTTCTGGACATCGACGAAGAGCGTCGTCGTATCTCCCTCGGCATCAAGCAGTGCAAATCCAACCCATGGGAAGATTTCTCTGGCCAGTTCAACAAGGGCGATAAAATCTCCGGCACCATCAAGTCGATCACCGATTTCGGTATCTTCATTGGTCTGGACGGCGGCATCGACGGTCTGGTTCACCTGTCCGACATCTCCTGGAACGAAGTGGGCGAAGAAGCCGTACGTCGCTTCAAGAAGGGCGACGAGCTCGACACTGTGATCCTGTCGGTTGATCCTGAGCGTGAGCGCATCTCGCTGGGTATCAAGCAGCTGGAAAGCGATCCGTTCTCCGAGTACGTCACTGTCAATGACAAGGGCGCTATCGTTCGCGGTATCGTTAAAGAAGTTGACGCCAAAGGCGCCATCATCACCCTGGCCGACGACATCGAAGCGACCCTCAAGGCTTCTGAAATCAGCCGTGACCGCGTTGAAGACGCGCGTAACGTTCTGAAGGAAGGCGAAGAGATCGAAGCCAAGATCATCAGCGTTGACCGCAAGAGCCGCGTAATCAGCTTGTCCATCAAGTCGAAAGACGTTGAAGACGAGAAAGAAGCAATCCAGAGCCTGCGTAGCAAGCCTGAAGTTGCTGAAAGCACTGGTCCAACCACTATTGGTGACCTGCTGCGCGCGCAAATGGAAAAACAGAACTAA
- a CDS encoding lipopolysaccharide assembly protein LapA domain-containing protein — MRIFKRVIFSVAVLLVALATVVFVLENRQAVAMNFFGWSAPDLPLALPVVLALLLGMLIGPLLAWIASFRKKRTSSARSI; from the coding sequence ATGCGTATCTTCAAAAGAGTCATTTTTTCTGTCGCCGTGTTGCTGGTTGCGTTGGCAACCGTAGTATTCGTGCTTGAAAATCGACAGGCCGTTGCCATGAACTTCTTTGGCTGGTCTGCGCCCGACCTTCCGTTGGCGCTGCCCGTCGTCCTTGCATTGCTTCTGGGTATGCTCATCGGCCCGCTGCTCGCCTGGATAGCCAGCTTTCGTAAAAAACGCACGTCCTCCGCTCGCTCTATCTGA
- the serC gene encoding 3-phosphoserine/phosphohydroxythreonine transaminase: protein MSKRAFNFCAGPAALPEAVLLRAQAELLDWHGKGLSVMEMSHRSDEFVSIATKAEQDFRDLLSIPSHYKVLFLQGGASQQFAQIALNLLPEDGKADYIDTGIWSQKAIEEASRYGAVNVAASAKAYDYFAIPGQNEWKLSRDAAYVHYAPNETIGGLEFNWIPETGDVPLVADMSSDILSRPVDISRFGMIYAGAQKNIGPSGIVVVIIREDLLGRARSLCPTMLNYKVAADNGSMYNTPPTLAWYLSGLVFEWLKEQGGVEAIGKLNDIKQRTLYDFIDASGLYSNPINKPDRSWMNVPFRLADDRLDKPFLAGADANGLLNLKGHRSVGGMRASIYNAVDLNAVNALVTYMKDFEKEHG, encoded by the coding sequence ATGAGCAAGCGAGCCTTTAACTTCTGCGCAGGTCCTGCTGCGCTTCCTGAAGCTGTTCTGCTGCGTGCCCAGGCGGAGCTCCTCGACTGGCACGGCAAGGGCCTTTCGGTCATGGAGATGAGCCACCGCAGCGACGAGTTCGTCTCCATCGCGACCAAGGCCGAGCAGGATTTTCGCGATTTGCTGTCCATTCCCTCTCATTACAAAGTGCTGTTCCTGCAAGGCGGCGCCAGCCAGCAGTTCGCGCAGATCGCGCTGAACCTGTTGCCCGAGGACGGCAAAGCCGATTACATCGACACCGGTATCTGGTCGCAGAAGGCAATCGAGGAAGCCTCGCGCTACGGCGCTGTCAATGTCGCTGCCAGCGCCAAGGCCTACGATTACTTCGCCATTCCCGGCCAGAACGAGTGGAAGCTGTCCAGGGACGCGGCCTACGTGCATTACGCGCCGAACGAGACCATCGGTGGTCTTGAGTTCAACTGGATCCCGGAAACCGGAGACGTGCCGCTGGTTGCCGATATGTCCTCTGACATTCTCTCGCGTCCGGTGGATATCTCGCGCTTCGGGATGATTTACGCCGGTGCGCAGAAGAATATCGGCCCGAGCGGTATCGTAGTGGTGATCATTCGCGAAGACCTGCTGGGCCGTGCACGTTCACTGTGCCCGACCATGCTCAACTACAAGGTCGCTGCCGACAACGGCTCGATGTACAACACGCCGCCGACCCTGGCCTGGTATCTATCGGGGCTGGTCTTCGAGTGGCTGAAAGAGCAGGGCGGTGTCGAGGCGATCGGCAAGCTGAATGACATCAAACAGCGCACGCTGTACGACTTCATCGATGCCAGCGGGTTGTACAGCAACCCGATCAACAAGCCTGACCGCTCGTGGATGAATGTCCCGTTCCGTCTCGCCGACGACCGCCTCGACAAGCCGTTTCTGGCGGGAGCCGATGCCAACGGCTTGCTCAACCTGAAGGGCCACCGTTCGGTCGGTGGCATGCGCGCGTCCATCTATAATGCGGTCGATCTCAATGCGGTCAACGCACTGGTCACCTACATGAAAGACTTCGAGAAGGAGCACGGCTGA
- a CDS encoding UDP-glucose 4-epimerase family protein, translating to MNDEVALVAITGATGFVGGAVVRRLLDKTRHAVRVAVRGEHHFSADRVDVVNVESLAPDNRWESFVTGADVVVHCAARVHVLNDQSAEPDQEYFRANVTATLNLAEQAAAAGVRRFIFLSSIKANGEFTLPGEPFRADDPCKPLDAYGVSKQKAEEGLRELAARTGMEVVIIRPVLVYGPGVKANFMNMMRWLDRGIPLPLGAIHNRRSLVAVDNLADLILVCIHHPAAANQTFLVSDGDDVSTTRLLRAIGNALGKPARLLPVPAAVLNGAAALLGKRAFSQRLCSSLQVDISKTCTMLDWRPPVSIEDAMQDTARYFLKYKKPGHDKHD from the coding sequence ATGAATGATGAAGTTGCATTGGTTGCGATAACAGGTGCAACGGGTTTTGTGGGGGGGGCAGTAGTTCGCCGGTTGCTCGACAAGACACGGCATGCTGTTCGGGTCGCTGTCAGGGGCGAACATCATTTTTCTGCAGATCGCGTCGACGTTGTAAATGTGGAGTCACTTGCACCTGATAACCGATGGGAAAGTTTTGTAACGGGTGCCGATGTGGTTGTTCATTGTGCGGCCCGTGTTCATGTCTTGAACGATCAGTCTGCGGAGCCGGATCAGGAATACTTTCGTGCCAATGTCACTGCGACCCTGAACCTGGCTGAGCAGGCTGCAGCAGCAGGGGTAAGACGTTTCATATTTCTCAGCTCCATCAAGGCGAATGGCGAGTTCACGCTGCCGGGTGAGCCTTTCAGGGCCGATGACCCCTGCAAGCCGCTGGATGCTTATGGCGTCTCCAAGCAGAAAGCCGAAGAAGGGCTGCGTGAGTTGGCTGCCCGCACCGGCATGGAAGTGGTGATCATTCGTCCCGTTCTGGTTTACGGGCCGGGTGTGAAAGCCAATTTCATGAACATGATGCGCTGGCTGGACCGAGGCATACCGCTACCGCTTGGTGCGATCCACAATCGACGAAGTCTGGTGGCAGTAGACAATCTCGCTGATTTGATACTGGTCTGCATCCATCATCCTGCGGCGGCGAATCAGACATTCCTGGTCAGCGACGGGGACGATGTTTCAACGACACGGTTATTGCGAGCGATCGGTAATGCGCTTGGCAAGCCTGCCAGATTATTGCCCGTGCCTGCGGCCGTGTTGAACGGCGCAGCGGCACTGCTGGGGAAAAGAGCATTTTCGCAGCGCTTGTGCAGCTCTTTGCAGGTTGATATCAGTAAAACCTGTACGATGCTGGACTGGCGTCCGCCGGTGAGTATTGAGGACGCTATGCAGGATACTGCTCGATATTTTTTAAAGTATAAAAAGCCGGGACATGATAAGCATGATTGA
- a CDS encoding MraY family glycosyltransferase, producing the protein MIEWLSVIAIALLSLILTSSLRKYALARSLIDMPNARSSHSIPTPRGGGVSIVVAFLLALSMLAWVGLLSTSALVAIFGSAGLVALIGFMDDHGHIAARWRLLGHFVAAGWALAWIGGLAPLTVMGWTFVPGVVGQVLAAFYLVWMLNLYNFMDGIDGIASVEAVTVCAGMSLIYVMAGFAGLVWSPLLLAAAVAGFLYWNFPPARIFMGDAGSGFLGLVLGVLSVQASWASSQLFWSWLILLGVFIVDATVTLFRRLMRGEKIYEAHRSHAYQFASRRYGRHLPVTLAVGLINLVWLLPVAMWVALKGGDGLTWTAIAYVPLVLLALRFRAGGAERM; encoded by the coding sequence ATGATTGAGTGGCTGTCAGTAATCGCTATTGCGCTGCTGTCTCTGATTTTAACGTCGTCATTGCGCAAATATGCCTTGGCCAGAAGTCTGATCGACATGCCCAATGCGCGCAGTTCGCATTCCATACCCACTCCGCGAGGTGGTGGCGTCTCGATTGTCGTTGCCTTTTTACTGGCGCTATCGATGCTGGCATGGGTAGGTCTTTTGTCGACATCGGCGCTGGTCGCCATCTTCGGCTCAGCCGGCCTGGTCGCACTGATCGGTTTCATGGACGATCATGGCCATATCGCCGCACGCTGGCGGTTGCTGGGGCATTTCGTTGCTGCCGGATGGGCGCTGGCCTGGATAGGTGGGCTTGCACCCTTGACTGTCATGGGATGGACCTTTGTGCCCGGCGTGGTCGGGCAGGTCCTAGCGGCTTTCTACCTGGTATGGATGCTGAATCTTTACAACTTCATGGACGGCATCGACGGGATCGCCAGTGTCGAGGCTGTCACCGTATGCGCAGGTATGAGCCTGATCTATGTCATGGCAGGCTTCGCTGGACTGGTGTGGAGCCCTCTGCTTCTGGCTGCGGCCGTTGCCGGTTTTCTTTACTGGAATTTTCCGCCAGCACGAATATTCATGGGTGATGCCGGTAGCGGATTTCTCGGGCTGGTTCTCGGTGTGCTTTCGGTTCAGGCTTCCTGGGCCTCATCTCAGTTATTCTGGTCATGGTTGATTCTGCTGGGCGTTTTCATCGTCGATGCTACTGTGACGCTTTTTCGTCGTCTGATGCGTGGCGAAAAGATTTATGAGGCTCATCGAAGTCACGCCTACCAGTTTGCTTCACGGCGTTACGGCAGGCATTTGCCCGTCACATTGGCTGTTGGCCTGATCAATCTGGTCTGGTTGCTGCCCGTGGCGATGTGGGTAGCGTTGAAGGGAGGAGACGGGCTGACATGGACGGCAATTGCCTATGTCCCCCTTGTTTTGCTGGCACTGAGGTTCAGGGCCGGCGGGGCGGAAAGGATGTAA
- a CDS encoding MBL fold metallo-hydrolase: MYYPDIIHHGAIDTVTGSCHQLCMDAFSNLLIDCGSVQERAGRAEAGSFEFAPESISALLISHVHNDHVGRIPELLAAGYKGPILCSEPSAHLLPLVMEDILKIQLAHDPLLAEQLLKEISKRIIALPFDNWFSLVDNEALHCKVRLQRAGHILGSAYVECDLHYPLEERSRRVVFSGDLGAAHTPFLPTPKPPERADIMILESTYGDRLHDDRSIRQQGLERIIDKALEDQGTVLIPAFSIGRTQELLYELEDILRRKALLATSAENCGNSGPAGWSRLPIILDSPLAKRFTEVYQSFEDYWDEDARERLDEGRAPLGFAQLVTVDTHEEHVRTVNYLASTARPAIVIAGNGMCAGGRIVNYLKAMVGDSRHNVVFVGYQGKGTPGAAIQAHGPSGGYVELDRERYDIRAGVHTAKGYSAHADQAGLVEFVTGMSEWPGEIRLVHGEAAAKKALGSVLARKYTFERRVVDLIIP, encoded by the coding sequence ATGTACTATCCGGATATCATTCATCACGGCGCTATCGACACCGTAACGGGCTCTTGTCATCAACTATGCATGGATGCGTTCAGCAACCTGCTGATCGATTGCGGTTCGGTACAGGAGCGAGCCGGGCGGGCAGAGGCCGGCTCATTCGAATTCGCCCCCGAGTCGATCAGCGCGCTGCTGATCAGTCATGTACACAATGACCATGTCGGGCGTATTCCCGAGCTTCTGGCTGCGGGCTACAAGGGGCCCATATTGTGCAGTGAGCCCAGTGCCCATCTGCTGCCGCTGGTTATGGAAGACATCCTTAAAATCCAGTTGGCGCATGACCCGCTGCTGGCCGAGCAATTATTGAAGGAAATCAGCAAGCGCATCATTGCCTTGCCATTCGACAACTGGTTCAGTCTGGTCGATAACGAAGCGCTGCACTGCAAGGTTCGTCTGCAGCGCGCGGGTCATATTCTGGGGTCGGCTTACGTGGAATGCGACCTGCACTATCCGCTGGAAGAACGTTCCAGGCGCGTGGTTTTTTCCGGTGATCTGGGCGCAGCTCATACGCCATTCCTGCCCACGCCAAAGCCGCCAGAGCGCGCGGATATCATGATTCTGGAAAGCACTTACGGTGACCGTCTCCACGATGACCGCAGCATTCGTCAGCAGGGGCTTGAGCGAATCATCGACAAGGCGCTGGAAGATCAGGGCACCGTTCTGATACCGGCGTTCAGCATCGGGCGCACTCAGGAGCTGCTCTACGAACTCGAAGATATCCTTCGCCGCAAGGCGCTGTTGGCCACTTCCGCCGAGAACTGCGGTAACAGTGGCCCTGCGGGCTGGTCGCGGTTGCCGATCATCCTTGATTCGCCTCTGGCCAAGCGCTTCACAGAGGTTTATCAGTCGTTCGAAGACTACTGGGACGAAGATGCCCGCGAACGCCTCGATGAGGGTAGGGCACCTCTGGGCTTTGCTCAACTGGTCACTGTCGATACCCATGAAGAGCATGTGCGTACCGTCAATTACCTCGCCAGCACCGCGCGTCCTGCCATCGTGATTGCCGGTAATGGAATGTGTGCCGGAGGCAGGATCGTCAATTACCTGAAAGCCATGGTGGGCGACAGCCGGCATAACGTGGTTTTTGTCGGCTATCAGGGCAAGGGAACACCTGGCGCTGCCATTCAGGCTCACGGTCCATCCGGTGGCTATGTCGAGCTTGATCGCGAGCGTTACGACATTCGTGCCGGTGTGCATACGGCCAAGGGCTATTCCGCCCATGCCGATCAGGCTGGTCTGGTCGAGTTCGTGACTGGCATGAGCGAGTGGCCGGGGGAGATCCGGCTGGTGCACGGCGAGGCCGCCGCGAAAAAGGCGCTGGGAAGTGTTCTGGCACGCAAATATACCTTCGAAAGACGCGTCGTTGACCTGATCATTCCTTGA